In a single window of the Terriglobia bacterium genome:
- a CDS encoding sugar phosphate nucleotidyltransferase — MKGVILAGGTGSRLFPLTKITNKHLLPVYTEPMIFYPIRALINAGITEILIVTGGRNSGDFLRLLSNGKEFGLRHLNYTYQEGEGGIADALKLAEYFAGGEKMCVILGDNIIEGSITLAAERFERQQTGAHIILKEVPFPQRFGVPVFEGDRIVRIQEKPEKPASPFAVTGIYFYDSTVFDKIKRLNPSMRGELEITDVNNSYLDDGTLTYSVLDGWWTDAGTFESLRSATNLVAETGANRLNLDAQGQIAEVAETPNEVGQR, encoded by the coding sequence TTGAAAGGAGTCATTCTTGCCGGAGGCACGGGATCGCGACTTTTTCCCCTGACGAAAATCACCAACAAGCATTTGCTCCCTGTTTACACCGAGCCGATGATCTTCTACCCAATCCGGGCGCTGATCAATGCCGGTATCACCGAGATTCTGATCGTGACCGGCGGGCGCAACTCGGGCGACTTTCTCCGCCTCCTTAGCAACGGCAAAGAGTTTGGCCTCCGCCACCTCAACTACACCTACCAGGAGGGCGAAGGAGGCATCGCCGATGCCTTAAAACTGGCGGAGTACTTTGCAGGCGGGGAGAAGATGTGCGTCATCCTGGGCGACAATATCATCGAGGGTAGCATCACACTGGCTGCCGAACGCTTTGAACGCCAGCAGACGGGCGCGCACATCATCCTCAAGGAAGTTCCCTTTCCCCAGCGGTTCGGCGTCCCTGTTTTTGAGGGCGACAGGATCGTCCGAATTCAGGAGAAGCCGGAAAAGCCCGCGAGCCCTTTTGCCGTCACTGGAATTTATTTCTACGACTCGACCGTCTTTGACAAGATCAAACGCCTGAATCCGTCCATGCGCGGCGAACTCGAAATCACCGACGTCAACAATTCCTATCTGGACGACGGCACTCTGACCTACAGCGTTTTGGACGGCTGGTGGACGGACGCAGGCACCTTTGAATCCTTGAGAAGCGCCACGAACCTCGTTGCGGAGACAGGCGCGAACAGACTCAACCTGGATGCTCAGGGGCAGATAGCCGAGGTGGCGGAAACACCGAATGAAGTGGGTCAAAGATGA
- a CDS encoding O-antigen ligase family protein: MATIATVLGRPRPSEKAFPRSESRRVPRPTAIARYLFVFTLMAAPTAFGSVQTWAWASLAVIAAILLVLWALGCAHSRVVTIRWSPLYVPAVLYLLLGVGQIASHLTLNPFATREALIKLATSFVFLFLAVQLSADASAKLWNRFGLAVLIYSFSIASFAIIQYFTSYGLIYWKIAARDGDIFGPYVNHNNYAGLMEMLIPICMCYALYRCLKNTDQMLLIFGVCGAIASLLLSGSRGGMISVAAEIVILGMVIWRWNKNRGNLRKWRVIGLVGAAGLAVVLFAVTPNSGWQRLASIAGVVQKPDVTLENRLTVSRDALAELRDYRWLGTGLGTFDTVFPQYQTFPTDLAWTHAHNDYVEALTETGIVGGFIILSGLLLFVWLVFRNLRRRTDDVQWWIQLGAALGCCGLLIHSFADFNLHIPANMAWFAVCAGISIAPVASSRPKEGPRSGQ; the protein is encoded by the coding sequence ATGGCAACAATCGCCACCGTTCTTGGCCGCCCGCGCCCTTCCGAGAAGGCATTCCCCCGATCGGAGAGCCGGCGTGTACCTCGACCTACTGCCATCGCGCGCTACTTGTTCGTGTTTACGCTGATGGCTGCCCCGACGGCGTTCGGTTCAGTCCAGACCTGGGCATGGGCAAGCCTGGCTGTGATTGCCGCAATCCTTTTGGTCCTGTGGGCGTTGGGCTGTGCTCATAGCCGGGTTGTGACGATACGGTGGTCGCCTCTCTACGTTCCCGCCGTGTTGTACTTACTGCTGGGGGTCGGGCAGATCGCCAGCCATCTCACGCTGAATCCGTTCGCGACCCGGGAGGCATTGATCAAGCTGGCAACCAGTTTTGTTTTTCTCTTCCTGGCCGTTCAACTCTCGGCCGATGCTTCCGCCAAGCTTTGGAATCGCTTTGGTCTGGCCGTACTCATTTATTCATTCTCAATCGCATCGTTCGCAATCATCCAATACTTCACAAGCTACGGTTTAATTTACTGGAAGATCGCGGCGCGAGACGGAGATATCTTTGGCCCATACGTTAATCACAACAATTATGCGGGCCTGATGGAAATGCTGATTCCGATCTGTATGTGCTACGCGCTATATCGATGCCTGAAGAATACCGATCAGATGCTGCTGATCTTCGGCGTGTGCGGGGCGATCGCTTCCTTACTCCTTTCCGGCTCGAGAGGCGGGATGATTTCGGTTGCCGCTGAGATCGTCATTCTGGGCATGGTCATCTGGCGGTGGAATAAAAATCGAGGGAACCTCCGGAAATGGAGGGTTATTGGACTGGTGGGCGCGGCTGGTCTCGCAGTGGTGCTCTTCGCAGTAACGCCAAACAGCGGTTGGCAACGTTTGGCCTCAATTGCGGGAGTGGTCCAGAAGCCGGACGTGACACTCGAGAACCGATTGACCGTCAGCCGGGACGCCCTTGCGGAGCTGCGTGACTACCGCTGGCTGGGGACCGGTCTGGGAACTTTCGATACCGTCTTCCCGCAATATCAGACCTTCCCGACCGATTTAGCCTGGACCCATGCCCACAATGATTATGTGGAAGCGCTGACTGAAACCGGAATCGTGGGCGGCTTCATCATCCTGTCGGGATTGCTGCTGTTTGTCTGGCTGGTATTCCGCAATCTGCGCAGGCGCACCGATGATGTCCAATGGTGGATTCAATTGGGGGCGGCCCTAGGCTGTTGCGGGCTGCTGATCCATAGTTTCGCAGACTTCAACCTGCACATTCCGGCAAATATGGCCTGGTTCGCCGTGTGCGCGGGAATATCCATAGCGCCGGTTGCTTCCTCGCGGCCCAAAGAAGGACCTCGATCGGGCCAGTAA
- a CDS encoding UpxY family transcription antiterminator — translation MEKIRTSSNSNTQASWFAVYTRHRHEKAVAQLITGRGVEAFLPLYKAVHRWKDRMKDLSLPLFPNYVFVLANLDHRAAVLSTPGVYDFVRLSGVPAAIPAAEIDAVRCAVERGLNVEPHPLLKSGDRVRVKSGPLEGLEGILVRKKSFYRLVLAVELLMKSISVEVEACDVERVVTRSAAAVRPMDDPLLNAAI, via the coding sequence ATGGAGAAAATCCGAACCTCATCCAATAGTAACACTCAAGCGTCCTGGTTTGCTGTTTATACGCGGCACCGGCATGAAAAGGCTGTTGCCCAGTTGATAACGGGCAGAGGAGTGGAGGCTTTCCTCCCTCTCTATAAGGCTGTCCATCGCTGGAAAGATCGGATGAAGGACCTGTCTCTGCCTCTATTTCCAAATTATGTGTTTGTCCTGGCGAACCTCGACCACCGGGCTGCCGTGCTCTCGACCCCGGGCGTCTATGACTTTGTCCGGCTGAGCGGCGTCCCGGCGGCCATACCGGCTGCGGAGATCGATGCGGTGCGGTGCGCGGTTGAGCGTGGCCTGAACGTCGAGCCCCATCCCTTGCTGAAATCCGGAGACCGGGTCCGAGTGAAATCTGGTCCGCTTGAAGGGTTGGAGGGAATTCTGGTTCGCAAGAAGAGCTTTTACCGATTGGTCCTCGCTGTAGAACTGCTGATGAAATCAATTTCTGTGGAAGTCGAGGCGTGCGACGTCGAGCGAGTTGTCACCAGGTCGGCTGCAGCGGTCCGGCCGATGGATGATCCACTCCTCAACGCGGCCATCTGA
- a CDS encoding PilZ domain-containing protein encodes MAQERRQRARFKIDCPVAVLTPGRGKKRLIGHGSLYDISEKGARFFLNGPIEAGHRVSLEVDFRHPDGGVTTIRFRSLVLRVLPGESCEIAVSFLKGESYVRGKGSRWKSEDSPLNLVTKGNRWIN; translated from the coding sequence ATGGCTCAGGAGAGAAGGCAGCGCGCGCGTTTCAAAATCGATTGCCCGGTGGCAGTCCTTACTCCGGGCCGGGGGAAAAAACGGTTGATTGGCCACGGGTCGCTCTACGATATCAGCGAAAAAGGCGCGCGTTTTTTCCTGAACGGCCCGATTGAGGCAGGCCATCGTGTTTCACTCGAAGTTGACTTCCGGCATCCCGATGGCGGCGTTACGACCATACGGTTCCGCAGCCTCGTTCTGCGGGTCCTGCCGGGAGAGTCGTGCGAAATCGCGGTTTCTTTCCTGAAAGGTGAATCCTATGTTCGCGGCAAAGGCTCTCGATGGAAATCTGAGGACTCGCCGTTGAACCTTGTCACCAAGGGCAATCGCTGGATCAACTGA
- a CDS encoding response regulator transcription factor → MKLGVVSPRVLIRKALCSLLAGSGTCTEVIESGTVLDLPFTGDKTQSPILIIHTTDVGSGIASARELRSLLPEARALMLADDPDEDFAMQTLEAGAWGCLSTADSPQVLIKAVEKVAEGERWFGHRVTNAVIEKLIAGREANRTFGENLTPREWEVLALIAQGYSDKEVARSLFIGTETARSHVKSIYKKLKVSTRRAAAVCYFKRVGPEHSPSGTVPGAISLPGVS, encoded by the coding sequence GTGAAATTGGGTGTGGTAAGTCCACGGGTCCTTATTCGCAAGGCCCTCTGTTCGTTGTTGGCGGGAAGTGGGACGTGTACTGAGGTGATAGAATCCGGCACCGTGCTGGACCTTCCCTTTACGGGTGACAAGACCCAATCCCCCATCCTGATAATTCACACAACTGATGTTGGTTCGGGCATCGCCTCCGCGCGCGAATTGCGAAGCTTGCTTCCAGAAGCGCGAGCGTTGATGCTGGCGGATGATCCTGATGAAGATTTCGCGATGCAAACCTTGGAGGCAGGCGCCTGGGGGTGCCTTTCCACTGCGGATTCACCACAGGTTTTGATCAAGGCTGTAGAAAAGGTTGCCGAAGGCGAGCGTTGGTTTGGGCATCGGGTGACAAACGCCGTTATCGAGAAGCTCATTGCAGGGCGAGAAGCGAACAGAACGTTTGGAGAAAACCTGACGCCACGGGAATGGGAAGTCTTGGCCCTCATTGCGCAAGGGTATTCTGACAAAGAGGTGGCAAGGAGCCTCTTTATCGGTACGGAGACCGCGCGCTCCCACGTGAAATCAATTTACAAGAAACTTAAGGTCAGCACGCGCCGCGCGGCGGCAGTCTGTTACTTCAAGCGTGTTGGGCCCGAGCATTCGCCTTCAGGAACGGTCCCCGGGGCCATTAGTTTACCCGGCGTCTCATAA
- a CDS encoding M48 family metalloprotease, whose translation MKAFRGASMAAVLITLAASLSAAAPQQAQQSSAVREALQRIVTQEQDLVKAFGNYSPRVETYIQENRRDKEGRLRIVGDDYFLGRLIVKNGVVEQSFLPSSRFTLRNIIRKVLLYGPILDLLSFRLKPGTFAYPILIDPQKFDLAHYDFEFAGREFLGQVRCLVFNVRPRAQAGNGLFEGRIWVEDKGYHIVRINGTRGRHSDFTFHFDSWRENLQPGLWLPVYVYSEETDLASYGVAHRGFRSQTRLWGYVLKATTPDQELTQILVDSKSPVEDASAQSHDNSPLESERDWRHEAEQNVLNRLQKGGLMAPPSPVDKVLETVVNNLVVTNHLDNLPAIHCRVLMTYPLESFTVGDTIVLSRGLIDVLPDEPSLAMVLAHELAHIKLGDQINTNYSFYDRMVIPDEQLLKTFDFARPAQQEQAADQEAMILLQNSPYKDQLSKAGLFLKALAEIAPDTPNLFGAHLGDRLIDKHQQLRMAQLMQGAPNLAPNSIDQIAALPLGARIKVDSWDDEIRLVKSAPVALVTAKDKMPFEVTPLIPYLTPYSDKASQ comes from the coding sequence ATGAAAGCATTCCGCGGAGCATCGATGGCTGCGGTCCTGATAACACTGGCGGCATCCCTTTCGGCGGCGGCGCCGCAACAAGCGCAGCAATCGAGCGCCGTGCGCGAGGCGCTGCAGAGGATTGTCACGCAGGAACAGGACCTGGTCAAGGCGTTCGGCAATTACAGTCCCCGAGTCGAAACGTATATCCAGGAAAATCGCCGGGACAAGGAAGGCAGGCTGCGCATCGTCGGCGACGATTATTTTCTGGGCCGGCTGATAGTCAAGAACGGCGTCGTGGAGCAGTCCTTCCTGCCGTCTTCCCGTTTCACATTGCGTAACATCATTCGCAAGGTGCTCCTTTACGGACCTATCCTTGATTTGCTTTCCTTCCGGCTTAAGCCAGGGACATTTGCGTACCCCATCTTGATCGACCCTCAGAAATTTGATCTGGCCCACTACGATTTCGAATTCGCGGGCCGGGAATTCCTGGGCCAGGTTCGCTGCCTGGTGTTCAACGTCAGGCCGCGCGCGCAAGCCGGGAACGGGCTGTTCGAAGGCCGAATCTGGGTGGAGGATAAAGGCTACCACATCGTTCGAATCAACGGAACGCGCGGAAGACACAGCGATTTCACCTTCCACTTTGACAGTTGGAGGGAGAACCTCCAGCCCGGCCTTTGGCTGCCGGTTTATGTTTACAGCGAAGAGACGGACCTTGCCAGTTACGGAGTCGCGCACCGGGGTTTCAGGTCGCAGACGCGTCTTTGGGGATATGTCCTCAAGGCGACCACGCCGGACCAGGAGTTGACGCAGATCCTCGTGGATTCCAAGTCGCCGGTTGAGGATGCCAGCGCCCAATCCCATGACAATTCGCCGCTCGAGAGCGAGCGCGACTGGCGGCACGAGGCCGAGCAAAATGTCCTTAACCGCCTGCAGAAGGGCGGTCTGATGGCCCCTCCAAGCCCAGTGGATAAGGTGCTGGAAACGGTGGTGAACAACCTGGTCGTCACCAACCATCTGGACAACCTGCCAGCTATCCATTGCCGCGTCCTCATGACCTATCCCCTGGAGTCCTTCACTGTGGGGGATACTATTGTGCTCAGCCGCGGCCTCATCGATGTGCTGCCGGATGAACCCAGCCTGGCCATGGTCTTGGCGCACGAACTGGCCCACATCAAGCTGGGCGATCAGATAAACACCAATTATTCGTTTTACGATCGCATGGTGATTCCGGACGAACAGCTCCTCAAGACATTTGACTTTGCCCGGCCAGCACAGCAGGAACAGGCTGCCGATCAAGAGGCGATGATCCTCCTTCAAAACTCCCCCTACAAGGACCAGCTCAGCAAAGCTGGCTTGTTTCTGAAAGCCCTGGCGGAGATCGCTCCGGACACTCCCAACCTTTTCGGCGCGCATTTGGGCGACCGCCTGATCGACAAGCACCAGCAGCTCCGCATGGCCCAACTAATGCAAGGCGCGCCCAACCTGGCGCCCAACTCCATTGACCAGATCGCAGCATTGCCGCTGGGCGCCCGCATCAAGGTGGACTCCTGGGATGACGAGATCCGCCTGGTGAAATCAGCTCCGGTCGCGCTGGTCACGGCCAAGGACAAAATGCCGTTTGAGGTGACTCCGCTGATTCCTTACTTGACGCCTTATAGTGACAAAGCGAGCCAGTAG
- a CDS encoding CRTAC1 family protein, whose amino-acid sequence MTENSSRRQFLKKVPLLAMGALPITLVPPATERPKASVQFTDITDSAGITFQHISAPEKKYIVESMSGGVALFDYDNDGWLDIYFTNALTVETAGNPRSSRSALYHNNRDGTFTDVTEKSGLAYPGWAMGVVAADFDGDGCQDLYVTCLGPNRLYHNNGNGTFAEMAAKAGVDDPRWSTGAAFGDYDRDGRLDLFVANYVDFKLSDLPQFGKGKFCNYHGIAVQCGPRGLKGAGDSLFHNSGNGRFSNVSEKAGVSDPQGRYGLGAIWTDVDGDGWPDLYVANDTGPNFLYHNKQNGTFEEIGFLAGVAVGDDGQEQGSMGIAVGDYLHTGRPALFVTNFSDEYNALYRNDSKLEYTDVSYASKTASISIPYLGWGTAFFDYDNDGWLDLIVVNGHVYPQVDRADLGTSYRQRILLFHNNRDGTFSEVAADHGQALMVPRVSRGAAFGDIDNDGDIDIVIENLDGKPTVLRNDGGNRNNWINVQLQGHGPNRDAIGARVKLVAGDLVQWGEVRAGGSYLSASDLRLHFGLEKRTSVDLIEVHWMDGHVESLRKFAANQFVVLQEGKGVAKATPARR is encoded by the coding sequence ATGACGGAAAATTCATCGCGTCGCCAATTCCTTAAGAAGGTTCCGCTGCTGGCCATGGGCGCCTTGCCAATCACTCTCGTTCCGCCGGCAACTGAGCGGCCCAAAGCTTCCGTTCAGTTCACGGATATTACTGACTCGGCGGGGATCACCTTCCAGCATATTTCTGCGCCCGAAAAGAAATACATCGTGGAGTCGATGAGCGGAGGCGTCGCTCTTTTCGACTACGACAACGACGGCTGGCTTGACATCTATTTCACCAACGCGCTGACAGTTGAGACGGCCGGCAATCCCCGCAGTTCCCGGAGCGCCTTATATCACAACAACCGCGACGGCACATTTACCGACGTCACGGAAAAATCCGGGCTGGCTTATCCGGGTTGGGCCATGGGAGTTGTTGCGGCCGACTTCGACGGCGACGGCTGTCAGGACCTGTATGTCACCTGCCTGGGGCCGAACCGCCTTTACCACAATAACGGGAACGGGACATTTGCCGAGATGGCAGCAAAGGCCGGCGTGGATGATCCGCGCTGGTCAACAGGGGCGGCCTTCGGCGACTACGACCGGGACGGCCGGCTGGACCTTTTTGTCGCGAACTACGTGGACTTCAAGCTTTCTGATCTTCCACAATTCGGGAAGGGGAAATTCTGCAATTATCACGGCATCGCGGTCCAGTGTGGACCTCGCGGACTGAAAGGCGCCGGCGATTCGCTGTTTCACAACAGCGGAAACGGCAGGTTTTCAAATGTCAGCGAGAAGGCCGGAGTTTCAGACCCCCAGGGGCGCTACGGATTGGGGGCCATCTGGACCGATGTGGACGGAGATGGATGGCCAGACCTCTACGTGGCGAATGACACCGGGCCCAATTTCCTTTATCACAACAAGCAGAATGGAACTTTTGAAGAGATCGGTTTCCTGGCAGGAGTGGCGGTGGGCGACGACGGCCAGGAGCAGGGATCGATGGGAATTGCCGTGGGGGATTACCTCCACACGGGGAGGCCGGCGCTCTTTGTCACCAATTTTTCGGACGAATACAATGCTCTCTATCGTAATGACTCAAAGCTTGAGTATACGGATGTTTCCTATGCGTCAAAGACGGCAAGCATCTCGATCCCGTATCTGGGATGGGGCACTGCCTTCTTTGATTACGACAACGACGGCTGGCTGGACCTGATCGTCGTAAACGGCCACGTGTATCCACAGGTAGACCGCGCCGACCTGGGCACATCGTACCGGCAGCGTATCCTGCTTTTCCACAACAACCGGGACGGGACCTTCTCAGAGGTGGCCGCCGACCACGGCCAGGCCCTCATGGTCCCTCGCGTCAGCCGCGGCGCCGCGTTCGGTGACATCGACAATGACGGCGACATTGATATCGTGATCGAAAATCTGGACGGCAAACCTACGGTCCTGAGAAACGACGGTGGGAATCGCAACAACTGGATCAATGTCCAATTGCAGGGACACGGGCCAAATCGCGACGCTATTGGAGCAAGGGTCAAACTGGTGGCGGGCGATCTTGTGCAGTGGGGGGAAGTCCGTGCTGGCGGGAGCTATCTCTCCGCAAGCGACCTTCGCTTGCACTTTGGCCTCGAGAAACGAACGAGCGTTGACTTGATTGAAGTTCACTGGATGGACGGACATGTCGAGTCGCTCAGGAAGTTCGCGGCCAATCAGTTTGTCGTCCTTCAGGAAGGAAAGGGAGTTGCAAAGGCTACGCCAGCGCGGCGTTGA
- a CDS encoding tetratricopeptide repeat protein, which translates to MAQEGLKLAYEKAQQLFEQGPNTKAAAAFQALLLQTYQARAAIYQQEGSWKEAEDDLKAALDLDPGRDKVRYELAYAEFRLQHYSESASLLEQLIRKTPNEPRLHALLGKTYLSLKKNEAARQEMQTASRLSTGGRAAAYNFAPAPPAPLTDSQKKVLSVYGQVLVSGYSYLARIAVSEGKFGEAAKQFAQVRKLQPDYPEVDYRLGLALFKAEQFAQAAKPLEKALARNPADPSAQKYLGLTYFELGKYDEAIKLLQQVRNSSPGDSEALLALGGALARTHHDQDAQNVFAELMKSHPDSPVVHILLGKAYAAQGQVPQAEQEFRRALELNPEAPSAHLDLGLLKMQDGRMAEAAEEFKSELRAHPSDVEARYNLAFVLLKQQKTAEAIPLLQQVLRENPGYAEAHYSLGKTLLDEGNAAAAIAELKKAVQLDPHKAYSHYQLGRAYMLAGQRAEAQKEFELTRNLKDQQLNFQPSQPGKTQ; encoded by the coding sequence TTGGCCCAGGAGGGCCTGAAACTCGCCTACGAAAAAGCACAACAGCTTTTTGAGCAGGGCCCAAACACGAAAGCTGCTGCGGCATTCCAGGCCCTGCTGCTGCAAACCTATCAGGCCCGGGCGGCGATCTATCAGCAGGAGGGTTCGTGGAAGGAAGCGGAGGACGATCTCAAGGCGGCGCTGGACCTGGACCCTGGCCGCGATAAAGTCCGCTATGAGCTGGCGTACGCTGAATTCCGCCTTCAGCATTACAGCGAATCGGCATCATTGCTTGAACAACTGATACGGAAAACTCCGAATGAGCCTCGGCTCCACGCTTTGCTGGGCAAGACCTATTTGTCCCTGAAAAAGAATGAAGCCGCACGCCAGGAAATGCAGACCGCGTCGCGATTGAGTACTGGCGGCCGGGCTGCGGCTTATAACTTTGCGCCTGCTCCACCCGCTCCGCTTACGGACAGCCAGAAAAAGGTCTTAAGCGTATATGGGCAGGTCCTGGTGAGCGGGTACAGCTATCTGGCGCGAATCGCCGTCAGCGAGGGGAAATTTGGCGAGGCAGCGAAGCAGTTTGCGCAGGTCCGGAAATTGCAGCCGGATTATCCTGAAGTTGATTACCGGTTGGGCCTGGCCCTGTTTAAGGCGGAACAGTTTGCGCAGGCTGCGAAGCCGCTGGAAAAGGCGCTGGCCCGAAACCCCGCCGATCCCTCAGCTCAAAAATATCTGGGCCTCACTTACTTCGAACTTGGAAAATATGACGAGGCCATCAAGCTGCTGCAGCAGGTCAGGAATTCCTCACCAGGCGATTCTGAAGCTTTGCTGGCGCTGGGCGGCGCGCTGGCGCGGACCCATCACGACCAGGACGCCCAGAACGTCTTTGCGGAGCTGATGAAATCGCATCCGGATTCTCCGGTCGTCCATATCCTGCTGGGAAAGGCCTACGCAGCCCAGGGCCAGGTTCCACAGGCTGAACAGGAATTCCGGCGGGCATTGGAACTCAATCCTGAAGCGCCGTCAGCGCACCTCGATCTGGGATTGCTGAAAATGCAGGATGGCCGAATGGCGGAAGCCGCGGAAGAGTTCAAGTCTGAACTTCGAGCGCACCCAAGTGACGTGGAAGCGCGTTACAATCTGGCTTTCGTCCTGCTGAAGCAGCAGAAGACAGCGGAAGCCATTCCCTTGCTGCAGCAGGTGCTGCGTGAAAATCCTGGATATGCCGAGGCGCATTACAGCCTGGGTAAAACCCTGCTGGATGAAGGCAACGCCGCGGCGGCCATCGCTGAGCTCAAGAAAGCTGTCCAACTGGACCCTCATAAAGCATATTCGCACTATCAGTTGGGGCGCGCCTATATGCTTGCGGGACAGCGAGCAGAGGCCCAAAAGGAATTTGAGCTCACCCGGAACCTGAAGGACCAGCAGTTGAATTTTCAACCTTCTCAGCCCGGCAAGACTCAATGA